The genomic region gaaagactactgaattggaaaatccaaatcccgagtttagtgaggatgttgtggcaccaactccaccagacacttccaccgctattcccgctattcctattagttctatcccgacatccagttcttctgcCCCTCAGGCAAAAtgcagggagacagccaggataagcgttatgCAATTTTTTTAAACACAaatgttttgggttaaatgatgagctgttgttttaaaccatgagatcatataacgttttgtataatattactagtgtggtttgcttaatgtttgatgtaagataagcatatgtaaaatagtaaaTTGTGAAATGTAATAATTtttcatggttgagtattatttgggtggtagtaattaattttcgtactaagctattaagtatgaactttaacgggtaggtactaccctagatataattataaaacgctaataaggaGAAAAGGCTTTttttaataagctatgatgtactgtaaatacacactacatctataatatttcatgtgaataattattttttttcattcttattgaagattatggcgcgattgaaccgaatgacggaacaagaaatcgaggaactcatcaatcagcgagtgaacgacagaatgttatgggtcgaggctgcaagaggtgctgcagttaacccaaatcctcgtgtgggatgcacctacaaaacttttcaaggttgcaagccctcatcattcagtggaacagaagaaccggtcggtttaacccggtggatcgaaaagattgagtctgtgtttaaaatcagtggttgtattgagaaggacatgaccaagtatgcatcgtgcaccctacaagatagtgcactcacgtggtggaaaaactatgtgaaggccgtaggaggagatgtagcttatgatactccatgggaagaattcaaaacaatgctaatcaacgagtattgtccaaggaacgaggttaggaagttggaagctgaattacgaagcctgaaagttgttggtactgaactcaccaactacaatcagcgattcatggaattagctttgctatgtcccgaattggtaccaaccgaagaacagaagatagaactgtacaaagatggtttgcctaaaaatgtcaaggcaaatgttacagcatcgaaacccaagactattcacgaagccatcaccatggcaaacgagttgatggaccagattattctggataagaacaccgatgtcaagacatcgaaaaacaaaagaaagtgggacggtaatcatcaacaatccaacaagaaacaagaaatcacgcaaggtgcgggtagtggttcaagctcaggttacaagagacgaaatcctttatgtaacagatgccacaaacatcactctggttattgtaatgtggtatgcaacaattgtaatcgaaggggtcatcttactaaagattgtagggttcccgttacaattacaaataacaccaagactcctgccaccaatgcaaatagaactgccttggccactgttacttgttatgggtgtgggaaacagggtcattataagagccagtgcccgaatccagagaagaataacggacctgcacgtggaagagcatttattattaatgttagagaggcgtgtgaagacccggagcttgttacgggtacgtttaccattaataacttatcagcatctattatatttgatactggtgccgatagaagttatatgtgtagagacttttacactaaattgaattgttcatcattacctctagatgctaagtacatgattgagttagctaatggtaaactaattaaagccgataaaatttgccgtgattgtaaaataaatttagccggagaaacgtttaaaattgatttgatacccgtagaattaggaagttttgatgtaatagtcggcatggactggatgtccaaaataggagctgaagttgtatgtgccaagaaagcaattcgcattcctcgtaaggataaaacgtcagtaatgatttatggagagaagggtaactcaaagctaaaactcattagctgtttgaaagcccaaaagtgcttgaagaaagggtgctatgcaatcttagcacatgttaataaagtcgaaacgaaggaaaaagagaagagcatcaacgacgtgcctgtagcaaaagatttttctgaagtctttccggaagagttgccgggattacctccatttagatatgTAGAAATGGCATGGGTAAAATGGGACGACATTCTTGTTCCATATGGGGCGGGAGGGCTGAATATAGGGTCTTTAAGGGCAAAAAACCTAGCTTTGCTTtctaaatggtggtggcgttttcatGTTGGAAAAGACGCATTTTGGGTTAAAATAATTAAAAGCATTTATGGGAGGGAAGGGGGGTTGGGTACTTCATCTAACATTTGCTCGGGTTCTATTTGGCGTTATATCATTGGTGTGGATTCTTATCTTTCCAAGTTCGATTTATCGTTTAACCTTTCTTTTACTCGTGAAATTGGAAATGGTTTGGATACTCTTTTTTGGAAAGATCTTTGGATAGGTAATCATAGGTTCAAGGATCTCTTTCCAAGATTATTTCAATTAGAAGTGTTCAAGGATGCAAGAGTTGGTGACCGAGTTCGAAAAGGCATCGAAGGTATTTATTTCAATTGGCAGTGGACTAGGACAGTTTCGGGTAGATCCTTAGACGAGTTGATGCAGCTCCAAAACAGCCTGCAAACTGTCCAATTCGCAAACAGTGGCATTGATTCGTGGAAATGGCATTGGGATTGCAGCGGCACGTTCAATACTAGTGAAATGTCGAAACGTATTCATGAAAAACTCCTAAACAGCTCACTCCAAGACCTAGAGACTGTTCGTAATAAATATGTTCCTAAGAAGATCGAGATTTTTGCTTGGAGGTCGATTCGCAAAAGGATCCCTACTCGAGTTGAGCTAGATAAAAAATCTATCGACCTTGACTCGGTAAGGTGTCCAATATGCGATGATGACCTCGAGACGGTGGATCACGCTTTAGTCTTTTGTAAGTTTGCCTCGGATATTTGGTTAAAGGTATTCGAATGGTGGAACTTGAATGCAGTTTCTATTTTCTCCGTGGAAGAAATATTTAAAGACTCATGTCCTCTTCCGGTGTCGAGCAACAATGGCGTCATTTGGCAAGCGGTTAAATGGATAAGCGGATACTTGATTTGGAAGAATCATAATAAAAAGGTTTTCGGAAAGAACTCTACGTCTATCCTGACGGTCTTCAATGAAATACAATGCAAGAGCTTTGAATGGATTTGTACAAGGTCAAAAAGAAGCAAATTAGATTGGCATATTTGATTAACCGACCCCATCTCATGTTGTTTTCCTTCGCGGCGAGCTGGGGTAGGATAATAGGCATCGTATAGTAGGATTTTTGAGTGTGCGTCTACATGTTTTTCCTTCAATCTGCTTCGACTTTACTGTATCATGTACATAGTGATAGGTCGCTCAGTGTATATAAGCCTTCGAGTTGTATCTCTTTTATATAAGTGATAAAATCTTTGCAGCctttccaaaaaaaaataaaaaatttacatgttgataataataataatataataataataataataataataataataataataataataataataataataataataataataataataataataataataataataataataataatacttaaaaattcAACCTAACTAAATACAATTATTATTTAATGTAAATCATAGCGAAATCTTTTAACCAATTGTACAAGATTTAAATTACATCTCTATCATTAGTAAGCAAAAGTATATATAGCCTAATTCGATAATTCTAAATACACAGAAAAattcgttaattttttttttttttcttttctgaaaGGCAAATTCACAACACTCattaacacgaatatttacaaTCACGTATATGTTCCAGGtgggacttgaaccctcaacctcttggttAGAGGGCGATCACGATACCGCTGGACCAAAGGccctttggtaaaaaaaaaaaaaaaaatctttaactACATTAACTATTTTCCCAAAATTCTTTAACTACAATATTTAACTTTATGCTATAGATGGACCAAGATCTCACTTAGATTATTGATATCGCACAAAAAGACACGTTTTTACCCAAGTTAATTGTCCCATTTTAAACACTTTGGAAAGCTAGACTAAGGTCCTTAACCAGGGGTTGGAAGCCCTATTTTCAAGGGGCTTTCGGTCGGTTTTACCTATCGAATACATACTCAAATAATTCATTTTATTGGCTCATTTTATAGATAATGGAAAAGTGAATCCAACGACGCAAGAATCAAATTTAACGAAGAAACCAGGGCCAAAACAGATAACGATCGAAAAACGCACTCAGAATAAGCATACCGAAGACGTGTACCGACCGGTACCACCTCCATGGGTACCGGGACCGATACCCTTGCACTCTACCGGGACCGGCACCCAGATACCGCCCGGTAGGAGCCAAACAACCTCGGGACCGACACCTTCGGGTGGTGTCGGGATAGAGATCACATTGATGTGTTTCTACCGAGAGTTACATATATCGGTATACCGAGGGGTAAATTAGGTGCCGATCTCCAATTAATTATAGGGACTTAGAAGTGCAATATTGAAGACTCCCAATCACTATATAAACCTCCACTCTTCATTTTCAAACACACATTACACCACTACCAAAAAAAAACTCCAATTATAATTTTAGTGTTTTGTAATTAATTAATTACTAATCTATAAGATTAGTAATTAAGGAGGTGAATTAGGGAACGCATTAGACGGTCAGATAAATAGTTCAAACGCTATCTCAAGTTATAatctaagttatttatttattacaagtagtttttttatttgttattttacctTTTTTCGCTTATGAATTATATATCATGCTAGCGTAAATATCAAAGTGGTTGCTATGATAGGAGTCATGTTGGAGTGGTTATttattaaatagtattattatgatgCTTAGTCTTTAAATAAAAATACGGAGTGTTTGACTATAGGTTTAGTAATAATTATTTATTCAACTTATGATGTGGCGTAGACCTAGACCTTCCCATGAGAGTAGCTAACTCATTAAGCTTAGGTTCTCAGTTATTCTTGCCCGATAGATTCCCTGAACTCGGCAATGTTATTATAAAACGCAGTTATTATCTTCGAGAGAACGCTCAAGATAATCACCACTAGGGCTTAATCATCCTAACCGCCTACTACTGGAACGCCTAAACTGACCAGACCTATCACCTAGGAATAGTCTGCCTTCCCAGTATGCTAGAATGAACCACGTACCTAGATATTCCATAGTCCCATTTTTGTTGCCTAACAACTTAATAATGTATAATAGGATTATACAATCTGAAATGAATGACGAATCAGGAGAATAGTATTTAGACCATCTCAACTTATTCCAGT from Rutidosis leptorrhynchoides isolate AG116_Rl617_1_P2 chromosome 9, CSIRO_AGI_Rlap_v1, whole genome shotgun sequence harbors:
- the LOC139869019 gene encoding uncharacterized protein, coding for MAWVKWDDILVPYGAGGLNIGSLRAKNLALLSKWWWRFHVGKDAFWVKIIKSIYGREGGLGTSSNICSGSIWRYIIGVDSYLSKFDLSFNLSFTREIGNGLDTLFWKDLWIGNHRFKDLFPRLFQLEVFKDARVGDRVRKGIEGIYFNWQWTRTVSGRSLDELMQLQNSLQTVQFANSGIDSWKWHWDCSGTFNTSEMSKRIHEKLLNSSLQDLETVRNKYVPKKIEIFAWRSIRKRIPTRVELDKKSIDLDSVRCPICDDDLETVDHALVFCKFASDIWLKVFEWWNLNAVSIFSVEEIFKDSCPLPVSSNNGVIWQAVKWISGYLIWKNHNKKVFGKNSTSILTVFNEIQCKSFEWICTRSKRSKLDWHI